From a region of the Dehalococcoidales bacterium genome:
- the hisI gene encoding phosphoribosyl-AMP cyclohydrolase, with the protein MSKKLNLKLDSNGLLPAVIQDDKTGDVLMLGYMNPEAVKLTLESGEVWFYSRSRQEMWHKGATSGNRLLVKEIFIDCDNDTILVKASPRGPVCHTGERTCFFTELTKDQLDI; encoded by the coding sequence TTGAGCAAAAAACTGAATCTTAAACTCGATTCGAACGGATTATTGCCCGCAGTAATCCAGGATGATAAAACTGGAGACGTACTAATGCTGGGTTATATGAATCCGGAAGCGGTCAAACTGACTCTGGAGTCTGGTGAAGTATGGTTCTATAGCCGTAGCCGTCAGGAAATGTGGCACAAGGGTGCGACATCTGGTAACCGGTTATTGGTTAAGGAAATATTTATAGACTGTGATAACGATACTATTTTAGTTAAAGCTTCACCCAGGGGTCCGGTATGTCATACTGGCGAACGGACCTGCTTCTTTACCGAACTAACTAAAGACCAATTGGATATTTAA
- the hisA gene encoding 1-(5-phosphoribosyl)-5-[(5-phosphoribosylamino)methylideneamino]imidazole-4-carboxamide isomerase: MEIIPAIDIRAGQCVRLYQGDYSAETVYSFNPVSKAHDWVSQGATRLHVVDLDGAACGKIINLDVIREIAQGILIPVQVGGGIRTIEDIESLFKAGVDRVILGTSAVENHELVKEACRRFNDSIIVGIDARDGKVAIKGWQQSTEVPAVSLARDMVRLGVRRFIYTDITRDGTLTEPNFCAVYELLDSVRTPVIASGGVSQPIHLKVLKQLGVEGVIVGKALYTGDINLRQVLDNIG; this comes from the coding sequence ATGGAAATAATTCCTGCTATTGATATACGGGCGGGGCAATGCGTACGTCTTTACCAGGGTGATTATTCCGCTGAAACTGTCTATTCTTTTAATCCCGTCAGTAAAGCGCATGACTGGGTATCTCAAGGGGCAACTCGATTGCACGTGGTTGATCTTGACGGAGCAGCCTGTGGAAAAATTATTAACCTGGATGTGATTCGCGAAATTGCTCAAGGGATACTTATTCCAGTGCAAGTTGGAGGCGGAATACGCACCATTGAGGATATAGAGAGCCTGTTTAAAGCTGGCGTTGATCGGGTGATACTGGGTACTTCTGCCGTTGAAAACCATGAATTGGTGAAGGAAGCCTGTCGCCGTTTTAACGATTCCATCATAGTTGGTATTGATGCCAGAGACGGCAAGGTGGCTATAAAAGGCTGGCAGCAGTCTACCGAAGTCCCCGCTGTTTCACTGGCCCGTGATATGGTGCGGCTGGGTGTCAGGCGGTTCATTTATACCGATATCACTCGTGACGGCACTCTTACGGAGCCCAATTTTTGTGCTGTTTACGAATTGCTGGATAGTGTACGCACACCGGTTATTGCTTCTGGCGGGGTTTCCCAGCCGATTCACCTCAAGGTTCTCAAGCAACTTGGAGTTGAAGGAGTGATTGTCGGAAAAGCACTATATACAGGAGATATTAACTTAAGACAGGTTCTTGATAATATTGGATAA
- a CDS encoding NfeD family protein, whose amino-acid sequence MKPNTRLIIAIITNIIEIVAIVVIVRVALPYWEINIPVYGLLLIIIVWLLFSVVIYRIGSHALDRKVMTGLPFMEGTRGVVVKDLSPEGTVKIQGEYWSAYSEVALSKGQEVEVVSEKGMVLVVRPVEKRFNR is encoded by the coding sequence ATGAAACCAAATACAAGACTAATCATAGCAATTATTACCAACATCATTGAAATTGTGGCAATCGTTGTGATCGTGCGGGTTGCATTGCCATATTGGGAAATAAATATACCCGTTTATGGATTGTTGTTGATCATAATCGTCTGGCTGTTGTTTTCTGTGGTAATATATCGGATTGGCAGTCATGCTCTTGACCGTAAGGTAATGACAGGGTTGCCCTTTATGGAGGGTACCAGAGGTGTAGTGGTCAAAGATCTATCACCGGAGGGTACCGTTAAAATACAAGGCGAATACTGGAGCGCATATTCAGAAGTGGCATTGTCCAAAGGGCAAGAAGTCGAAGTAGTGTCCGAAAAGGGGATGGTGCTGGTGGTCCGCCCGGTTGAAAAAAGGTTTAATAGATAA